The Halogranum gelatinilyticum genome contains a region encoding:
- a CDS encoding ABC transporter ATP-binding protein: MGTVTLDNLRKEFDNGQIVAVDDVSLDVANGEFITVVGPSGCGKSTTLRMLAGLESPTSGRITIDDEDVTDVHARRRDVAMVFQNYALYPHKTVRQNMAFGLRMSTDLSKEERNERVRETAEMMGIEDLLDDKPNELSGGQKQRVALGRAIVREPDVFLFDEPLSNLDAKLRTTMRTEIQRLQNDLATTSIYVTHDQEEAMTMGDRIVILKDGELQQVGKPKDVYENPANAFVGGFVGSPSMNFIEVRATVSEGTVTLEDDSGRFVYTLDAADYPDIEDGDHLSFGIRPEDVFVADTGGIDTVVEVIEPIGSDNYLYLDLATDFIARVDSDIEPETDDTVAITFDEADIHLFDAESGESLTFDDGEREVFAAAQ, from the coding sequence ATGGGAACTGTAACGCTCGATAATCTCAGAAAGGAGTTCGACAACGGACAGATCGTCGCCGTCGACGACGTCTCACTCGACGTTGCAAACGGTGAGTTCATCACCGTCGTCGGTCCGTCAGGCTGCGGGAAATCGACGACGCTGCGGATGCTCGCCGGGCTGGAGTCACCGACGTCGGGACGAATCACTATCGACGACGAGGACGTGACGGACGTCCACGCCCGCCGCCGCGACGTGGCGATGGTGTTCCAGAACTACGCGCTCTATCCGCACAAGACCGTCCGCCAGAACATGGCGTTCGGCCTGCGGATGAGCACCGACCTCTCGAAAGAGGAGCGCAACGAGCGCGTCCGCGAGACGGCGGAGATGATGGGTATCGAGGACCTGCTGGACGACAAGCCGAACGAACTCTCCGGCGGCCAGAAACAGCGCGTCGCACTCGGCCGTGCCATCGTCCGCGAACCGGACGTGTTCCTCTTCGACGAGCCGCTGTCGAATCTGGACGCCAAGCTCCGGACGACGATGCGGACGGAGATCCAGCGGCTCCAGAACGACCTCGCCACGACCTCCATCTACGTCACCCACGACCAGGAGGAGGCGATGACGATGGGTGACCGCATCGTCATCCTCAAAGACGGCGAACTCCAGCAGGTGGGTAAGCCGAAGGACGTCTACGAGAACCCGGCCAACGCCTTCGTCGGCGGCTTCGTCGGCTCACCGTCGATGAACTTCATCGAGGTCCGCGCGACCGTCTCCGAGGGCACGGTGACGCTCGAAGACGATTCGGGGCGGTTCGTCTACACGCTCGACGCGGCCGACTACCCCGACATCGAGGACGGCGACCATCTCTCGTTCGGCATCCGGCCGGAGGACGTGTTCGTCGCCGACACCGGCGGCATCGACACGGTCGTCGAGGTCATCGAACCCATCGGCAGCGACAACTACCTCTATCTCGACCTCGCGACCGACTTTATCGCCCGCGTCGACTCGGACATCGAACCCGAGACGGACGACACCGTCGCCATCACCTTCGACGAGGCCGACATCCATCTGTTCGACGCCGAGTCAGGCGAGTCACTGACGTTCGACGACGGCGAGCGCGAAGTGTTCGCGGCTGCGCAGTAG
- a CDS encoding glycoside hydrolase family 15 protein: protein MQLRDALDDYKRHEGHDTRFPGERRSTTGLFSGFDGRLVHVDPDGSLRDFGYPLTGRNGIDRCRLGLRVGADRSGDSSGEVYWFDASDTVSQTYHEATALVVTERETPVGTVTQYDLTVGDAHVTHIDADIERESESESEREYDDAEFVAYVGLAPNAQDTRIGQLRHGDAVEVYHTDEHDFVGSATGFSDLTGQVPARFDELLDAAAVDLPRPVSEDRYEEDRLSGDVVASMPVESGRATLVTLLTDENATPRDAALGRLDELTSTHVDADALRRAAEAETVAVPEDAPHADAVATDVRVLQLLSAATGLRIAGPDFDPYYAHSGGYGYTWFRDDAEISLFVDEASEYLGLDLDAWTERSARAYLTTQEADGTWPHRVWPHDGSLAPGWANGRLEAGDGVDYQADQTGSVVTFLASVLGEADGDLREEVVAALDVALDGLDDTLADDGRPIACQNAWEDMNGRFSHTAATFLEAYAAVAAADLDEETTAHAKAQADRVYDALDDLWVEERGIYALRECEEADEEEGLAAGDLDERADSAALALAAAHREYARVGDVDDARLDRLVSHVEAVVDDLWHDPAESDVKGLVRYEGDGWRQRGQGHEKIWTVSTAWGAHAAASMTALLREEGDSRAEFFAARTDDLLSLVLPDGPLCMDTGYLPEQLFDDGTPDSATPLGWPHALRLATVALADELDITVGAKTPALADD, encoded by the coding sequence ATGCAACTTCGCGACGCCCTCGACGATTACAAACGTCACGAGGGACACGACACCCGGTTTCCGGGCGAGCGACGCTCGACGACCGGTCTCTTCTCGGGGTTCGACGGGCGGCTCGTCCACGTCGACCCCGACGGCTCGCTCCGCGACTTCGGCTATCCGCTGACCGGCCGCAACGGCATCGACCGCTGCCGGCTCGGTCTCCGTGTCGGTGCCGACCGCAGCGGCGACAGCAGCGGCGAGGTCTACTGGTTCGACGCCAGCGACACGGTCTCACAGACGTACCACGAAGCGACCGCACTCGTCGTCACGGAACGCGAGACGCCGGTCGGCACCGTCACGCAGTACGACCTAACCGTCGGCGACGCCCACGTGACACACATCGACGCTGACATCGAGCGCGAAAGTGAGAGTGAGAGCGAGCGCGAGTACGACGACGCCGAGTTCGTCGCCTACGTCGGTCTCGCGCCGAACGCCCAGGACACCCGCATCGGCCAGCTCCGCCACGGCGACGCGGTCGAGGTCTACCACACCGACGAGCACGACTTCGTCGGCAGCGCGACCGGCTTTTCGGACCTCACCGGGCAGGTCCCCGCACGCTTCGACGAACTGCTCGACGCGGCGGCCGTCGACCTCCCGCGCCCGGTCTCGGAGGACCGCTACGAGGAGGACCGACTCAGCGGCGACGTCGTCGCCTCGATGCCCGTCGAGTCGGGCCGCGCGACGCTCGTCACGCTCCTGACCGACGAGAACGCGACGCCCCGCGACGCCGCGCTCGGCCGACTCGACGAACTCACCTCGACCCACGTCGACGCGGACGCGCTCCGACGGGCCGCCGAGGCGGAGACCGTTGCCGTCCCCGAGGACGCGCCCCACGCCGACGCCGTCGCGACGGACGTCCGCGTGCTCCAGTTGCTCTCGGCTGCGACCGGTCTCCGCATCGCCGGGCCGGACTTCGACCCCTACTACGCCCATTCTGGCGGGTATGGCTACACCTGGTTCCGCGACGACGCCGAGATCTCGCTGTTCGTCGACGAAGCGTCCGAGTATCTGGGTCTCGACCTCGACGCGTGGACCGAGCGCAGTGCCCGCGCCTACCTCACCACCCAGGAGGCCGACGGCACGTGGCCCCACCGCGTCTGGCCGCACGACGGCAGCCTCGCACCCGGCTGGGCGAACGGCCGTCTCGAAGCCGGTGACGGCGTCGACTACCAGGCCGACCAGACGGGGAGCGTCGTCACGTTCCTCGCCTCCGTGCTCGGCGAGGCCGACGGCGACCTGCGCGAGGAAGTCGTCGCCGCACTCGACGTCGCCCTCGACGGGCTGGACGACACGCTCGCCGACGACGGCCGCCCCATCGCCTGCCAGAACGCCTGGGAGGATATGAACGGCCGGTTCAGTCACACGGCGGCGACGTTCCTCGAAGCCTACGCCGCCGTCGCGGCCGCGGACCTCGACGAGGAGACGACGGCTCACGCGAAGGCCCAGGCCGACCGCGTCTACGACGCGCTGGACGACCTCTGGGTCGAGGAGCGGGGTATCTACGCGCTCCGGGAGTGCGAGGAAGCCGACGAGGAGGAGGGACTCGCCGCGGGTGACCTCGACGAACGTGCCGACTCGGCCGCGCTGGCACTCGCCGCTGCCCACCGCGAGTACGCGCGGGTCGGCGACGTCGACGACGCACGGCTGGACCGCCTCGTCTCGCACGTCGAAGCGGTTGTCGACGACCTCTGGCACGACCCCGCCGAGAGCGACGTGAAGGGACTCGTCCGCTACGAGGGCGACGGCTGGCGACAGCGTGGCCAGGGCCACGAGAAGATCTGGACCGTCTCGACCGCCTGGGGTGCCCACGCCGCCGCGAGCATGACCGCACTCCTCCGCGAGGAGGGCGACAGCCGCGCGGAGTTCTTCGCCGCGCGCACCGACGACCTGCTCTCGCTCGTCCTCCCCGACGGCCCGCTCTGCATGGACACGGGCTATCTGCCCGAACAGCTGTTCGACGACGGCACGCCCGACAGTGCGACGCCGCTCGGCTGGCCGCACGCGCTGCGACTGGCGACGGTCGCGCTCGCCGACGAACTCGACATCACGGTCGGCGCGAAGACACCGGCACTCGCCGACGACTGA
- a CDS encoding TrmB family transcriptional regulator, producing MDDTALRRILQQFGLSDKEIDTYLTLLEHGEAKASTVADAAGVSKRYVYSISEKLEDRGFVSVNDHVVPTTIRANPPEEVIASLTDDIETMRPALEERYSHAAPETERFEVIKSRVTVLKRIRSLIEDAEEEVTLSIPKDNLDEVADSLRAAVDRGVLVLLVVADPDGTADLPLDGVASVVRAWTEPMPTMLTTDQRVGLVAPTEMIIRSNSGARAIAFTEPRLGPVIVGSFLGNYWPMAEEVYVAEPVTLPETYTNFRQTVFQATLHLRADTPLRARIRGRRTRGGETEDELVGRVVDVRQGLTEPANNAFPVENTLVVETDDGLVTVGGGGAFIEDFEAESVTLDVLDEAIDEE from the coding sequence ATGGACGACACCGCGCTCAGGCGGATTCTACAGCAGTTCGGGCTTTCGGACAAGGAGATCGACACGTATCTGACGCTCTTGGAACACGGGGAGGCGAAGGCGAGCACCGTCGCCGACGCCGCGGGTGTCTCGAAGCGCTACGTCTACAGCATCAGCGAGAAGCTCGAAGACCGGGGATTCGTCTCGGTCAACGACCACGTCGTGCCGACGACGATCCGAGCCAACCCGCCGGAGGAGGTCATCGCGTCGCTGACGGACGACATCGAGACGATGCGCCCCGCGCTCGAAGAGCGCTACTCCCACGCCGCCCCCGAGACCGAACGCTTCGAGGTCATCAAATCCCGCGTCACCGTCCTCAAACGCATCCGAAGCCTCATCGAGGACGCCGAAGAGGAAGTGACCCTCTCGATTCCGAAGGACAACCTCGACGAGGTCGCCGACTCGCTCCGTGCGGCCGTCGACCGGGGCGTCCTCGTCCTCCTCGTCGTCGCCGACCCCGACGGCACGGCCGACCTCCCGCTCGATGGGGTCGCCAGCGTCGTCCGGGCGTGGACCGAGCCGATGCCGACGATGCTCACCACCGACCAGCGGGTCGGGCTGGTCGCCCCGACGGAGATGATCATCCGTTCGAACAGCGGCGCGCGCGCCATCGCCTTCACCGAACCTCGTCTCGGCCCGGTCATCGTCGGCTCCTTCCTCGGCAACTACTGGCCGATGGCCGAGGAGGTCTACGTCGCAGAGCCGGTGACGCTCCCCGAGACGTACACGAACTTCCGGCAGACGGTGTTTCAGGCGACGCTCCATCTCCGGGCCGACACCCCGCTTCGCGCTCGCATCCGCGGCCGACGCACCCGCGGCGGCGAGACCGAAGACGAACTGGTCGGCCGCGTCGTCGACGTCCGCCAGGGGCTGACCGAACCGGCGAACAACGCCTTTCCGGTCGAGAACACGCTCGTCGTCGAGACGGACGACGGTCTCGTCACCGTCGGCGGCGGCGGCGCGTTCATCGAGGACTTCGAGGCCGAATCCGTGACGCTCGACGTCCTCGACGAAGCCATCGACGAGGAGTGA
- a CDS encoding methyl-accepting chemotaxis protein: protein MERPSWQSRTVLSAVERWRQKIREDLKYTPNGSSIPEDVWRSRHKRILIGVVAHIPLLLALGLYEGTESVVTGATIPSIPTWLVVGQLSIVLALALLSNWSRFSRRTRTAIGSFGLMTTSTLLVQFSGGYIEAHFHFFVVMGVIALYEDWLPFAIGLLYVATGHVIFSMIDPTRVYNHTAAIEYPWAWAGIHAVFILGLSGALISNWYSIERSREESEARLREVTAQTNQLQDIEEAKAEAERQREEVKELATTIEQRANEYGEVMRKCANGDLTQRMDTSSDHEAMADIATTFNRMMDDLSETIVRIQEFADEVAVQSEEATASVESVQYASEEVRGSTQEIATGAEHQTEQLVETVDEMNTLSASVEEVAAAANQVAATSEQAADRGEDAQDHARNAIAEMSVIERRTEQAVEDVESLDDEIKRISEIIELINGIAEQTNLLALNASIEAARAGEAGDGFAVVADEIKQLAGEASRATTDIETLIGEIVASTEGAVDDMQATGESITDGVETVEETLDAVEDVVAQFDEVNQGVQEISKATDEQSTSTEEVVGMVEEVTGVSEQTAAEASTVSTASEQQLDSLEEVSTSVNALSARADRLHALLDAFEVGDAVPVSGEPVAADRTRTSSMSVSTDGGFRFEN, encoded by the coding sequence ATGGAACGTCCCAGCTGGCAGTCTCGGACTGTCCTCTCGGCAGTCGAGAGATGGCGGCAGAAGATACGCGAGGACCTCAAATACACACCGAACGGGTCGTCGATACCGGAGGATGTCTGGCGGTCACGTCACAAGCGGATTCTCATCGGCGTCGTCGCTCACATCCCCCTGTTGTTGGCACTCGGCCTGTACGAGGGGACCGAGTCGGTGGTGACCGGAGCGACGATTCCCTCGATTCCGACGTGGCTCGTCGTCGGCCAACTCAGCATCGTCCTCGCGCTCGCCCTGTTGTCGAACTGGTCTCGGTTTAGCCGACGGACGCGTACCGCTATCGGCTCCTTCGGGTTGATGACCACGTCGACCCTGCTCGTCCAGTTCTCGGGTGGGTACATCGAAGCCCACTTCCACTTCTTCGTCGTCATGGGAGTGATCGCACTCTACGAGGATTGGCTCCCGTTCGCGATCGGGCTGCTGTACGTTGCGACCGGCCACGTCATCTTCAGCATGATCGACCCGACGAGGGTCTACAACCACACCGCTGCGATCGAGTATCCGTGGGCGTGGGCAGGAATCCACGCGGTGTTCATCCTCGGGCTCTCCGGCGCGCTCATCTCGAACTGGTACTCCATCGAACGCTCCAGAGAGGAGTCCGAAGCGCGACTCCGGGAGGTCACAGCGCAGACCAACCAACTCCAGGACATCGAGGAGGCAAAGGCGGAAGCAGAGCGACAGCGCGAGGAGGTCAAAGAGCTGGCGACGACCATCGAGCAGCGTGCGAACGAGTACGGTGAGGTGATGCGGAAGTGTGCGAACGGTGATCTCACGCAGCGGATGGACACCAGTTCGGACCACGAGGCGATGGCCGACATCGCAACGACGTTCAACCGGATGATGGACGACCTCTCGGAGACCATCGTCCGCATCCAGGAGTTCGCCGACGAGGTCGCTGTCCAGAGCGAAGAGGCGACCGCGAGCGTCGAATCCGTCCAGTACGCCAGCGAAGAGGTTCGCGGGTCGACGCAGGAGATCGCCACCGGTGCGGAACACCAGACCGAGCAGCTCGTCGAAACCGTCGACGAGATGAACACGCTCTCGGCCAGCGTCGAGGAAGTCGCGGCCGCTGCCAATCAGGTCGCCGCGACGTCCGAGCAAGCGGCTGACCGTGGCGAGGACGCACAGGACCACGCACGGAACGCGATCGCGGAGATGAGCGTGATCGAGCGGCGTACCGAACAGGCGGTCGAGGACGTCGAATCGCTCGACGACGAGATCAAACGTATCAGTGAGATCATCGAGCTGATCAACGGCATCGCCGAACAGACGAACCTGCTCGCGCTCAACGCTTCCATCGAAGCCGCACGTGCTGGCGAGGCCGGTGACGGCTTCGCCGTTGTCGCCGACGAGATCAAGCAACTCGCCGGAGAGGCAAGTCGGGCGACGACAGACATCGAAACGCTCATCGGCGAAATCGTCGCCTCCACCGAGGGAGCCGTCGACGACATGCAGGCGACCGGCGAGAGTATCACCGACGGTGTCGAGACCGTCGAAGAGACCCTCGACGCAGTCGAGGACGTCGTCGCTCAGTTCGACGAAGTCAACCAGGGCGTCCAAGAGATCAGCAAGGCCACCGACGAGCAGTCGACCTCGACCGAGGAAGTCGTCGGGATGGTCGAAGAGGTCACGGGAGTCAGCGAGCAGACCGCCGCCGAGGCGTCGACCGTCTCGACGGCCTCCGAACAGCAGTTGGACTCGCTCGAGGAGGTGTCGACGAGCGTCAACGCGCTGTCTGCGCGCGCCGACAGACTCCACGCGCTACTCGACGCGTTCGAGGTCGGCGACGCCGTTCCCGTGTCCGGCGAGCCGGTAGCCGCCGACAGGACGAGGACCTCCAGTATGTCCGTATCAACCGACGGAGGGTTTCGCTTCGAGAACTGA
- a CDS encoding DUF7475 family protein gives MATQNTANSGLQLATESMTPLHWIGVVLAVVTGVLHLGLGASFGLSGFGISFIVAGIAFLGGAAAIVVDYRRRLFYLLGIPFTLGQIVAWYVVNAPSFSPLGLADKAVQVAFVVVLVLLLRRN, from the coding sequence ATGGCAACACAAAACACGGCAAACAGCGGGCTACAGCTCGCCACGGAATCGATGACACCGCTCCACTGGATCGGGGTGGTGCTCGCGGTCGTCACCGGCGTCCTCCATCTCGGACTGGGGGCCTCGTTCGGACTCAGCGGGTTCGGCATCAGCTTCATCGTGGCCGGAATCGCCTTCCTCGGCGGGGCGGCGGCCATCGTCGTCGACTACCGTCGGCGGCTGTTCTACCTCCTCGGAATCCCGTTCACTCTCGGACAGATCGTCGCCTGGTACGTCGTGAACGCGCCGTCGTTCAGCCCGCTCGGTCTCGCGGACAAGGCGGTCCAGGTCGCGTTCGTCGTCGTCCTCGTTCTCCTCCTGCGGCGGAACTGA
- a CDS encoding aldo/keto reductase has product MDCALVGAGSIAEQYADGLRESPLRVVATCDLDEDRAETLAARVDDATAYTDLEELLAAESVPLVVNLTSHGAHAAVTRTCLRADRHVFSEKPLALDAETAADLVQLAADRGLALGCAPENHLADAQRHARTLATDGRLGTVRFASATANVGRVREWHDRPASFLAVGPLFDGAVYPLSVLVAWFGRVDRVRTADAIDVWPGERPADASAPPHVEATLEFADGPVVALRTSFYVDHRSREFYGLELHGDDGTLYLRDTGALAADRDAVTVRGGDRDPTVAPHPRPRRERPHAAGPARLAETVERSRPSRASARRAAHVVAVCEAVLAAADECGPVPVENGLDDALGGPASEGAVPVRPPTATELDDCQAAMRLPPVGFGCSRYRGDGYVEPALGAALDAGYRLFDTAELYGNEWRLGDLLAAPGAPDRESLFLLGKPWRTNHGPGHLKRACEGSLAELGVDAFDCYALHWPDAWAHRGELSELSQLPLAEQERRTFPTDDAGDPVRADHSLVETWERMESLVEEGLTRTLGVCNVTLPQLSRLVDAARIPPALVQIERHPYRPQTDLVEWCHARGIRVVAHSPLSAPGLLSAPVVESVAADAGVTPSEAVLAWDVGRGVVPIPSTTEREHAVSNLAAARCRLDDKAMARLDGLADPEFER; this is encoded by the coding sequence GTGGATTGTGCGTTAGTCGGAGCGGGGAGCATCGCGGAACAGTACGCAGACGGACTCCGGGAGTCCCCGCTTCGGGTCGTCGCGACCTGTGACCTGGACGAGGACCGCGCGGAGACGCTCGCCGCCCGCGTCGACGACGCCACCGCCTACACCGACTTAGAAGAGTTGCTTGCGGCCGAGTCGGTCCCGCTCGTGGTGAATCTGACCAGCCACGGCGCGCACGCCGCTGTCACCCGGACGTGTCTCCGGGCGGACCGACACGTCTTCTCGGAGAAACCGCTCGCGCTCGACGCGGAGACCGCTGCCGACCTCGTCCAACTGGCCGCCGACCGCGGTCTCGCGCTCGGCTGCGCGCCGGAGAACCATCTCGCTGACGCCCAGCGACACGCCCGGACGCTCGCCACGGACGGACGGCTCGGGACGGTCCGCTTCGCCAGCGCGACGGCCAACGTCGGCCGCGTCCGCGAGTGGCACGACCGGCCGGCGTCGTTTCTCGCCGTCGGCCCGTTGTTCGACGGCGCGGTCTATCCGCTCTCCGTGCTCGTCGCCTGGTTCGGCCGTGTCGACCGGGTTCGGACGGCCGACGCAATCGACGTCTGGCCCGGCGAGCGACCGGCCGACGCCTCGGCACCGCCACACGTCGAGGCGACGCTCGAGTTCGCCGACGGTCCCGTCGTCGCGCTCCGCACGAGCTTCTACGTCGACCACCGGAGCCGCGAGTTCTACGGGCTGGAACTCCACGGCGACGACGGGACGCTCTATCTCCGCGACACGGGCGCGCTCGCTGCCGACCGTGACGCCGTGACCGTCCGCGGCGGCGACCGCGACCCGACCGTCGCTCCCCATCCCCGTCCACGACGCGAACGCCCGCACGCCGCCGGGCCAGCCCGCCTCGCCGAGACGGTCGAGCGTAGCCGCCCGAGCAGGGCGAGTGCCCGCCGTGCGGCACACGTGGTCGCGGTCTGTGAGGCCGTCCTGGCCGCCGCAGACGAGTGTGGACCGGTCCCGGTCGAGAACGGACTCGACGACGCGCTGGGGGGACCAGCGTCCGAGGGGGCGGTCCCGGTCCGCCCGCCGACGGCGACGGAACTCGACGATTGCCAGGCCGCGATGCGGCTCCCGCCGGTCGGGTTCGGCTGCTCGCGCTACCGCGGCGACGGCTACGTCGAACCGGCACTCGGCGCGGCCCTCGACGCGGGCTACCGGCTGTTCGACACCGCGGAGCTGTACGGTAACGAGTGGCGACTCGGCGACCTCCTCGCCGCACCGGGCGCGCCGGACCGGGAGTCTTTGTTCCTCCTCGGCAAGCCCTGGCGGACGAACCACGGTCCCGGCCATCTCAAACGGGCCTGTGAAGGCTCGCTCGCGGAACTCGGCGTCGACGCCTTCGACTGCTACGCGCTCCACTGGCCCGACGCGTGGGCCCATCGTGGGGAGCTGTCCGAACTCTCGCAGCTCCCGCTCGCCGAACAGGAGCGTCGGACGTTCCCGACCGACGACGCGGGCGATCCAGTCCGTGCCGACCACTCGCTCGTCGAGACGTGGGAACGGATGGAGTCGCTGGTCGAGGAGGGGCTGACACGGACGCTCGGCGTCTGCAACGTGACGCTGCCGCAGCTCTCCCGCCTCGTCGATGCGGCGCGCATCCCACCGGCACTCGTCCAGATCGAGCGGCATCCCTACCGCCCCCAAACCGACTTGGTCGAGTGGTGTCACGCGCGTGGTATCCGCGTCGTCGCCCACTCCCCGCTCTCGGCACCGGGGCTGCTGTCCGCCCCGGTCGTCGAGTCGGTCGCGGCGGACGCCGGTGTGACACCGAGCGAGGCGGTGCTCGCGTGGGACGTCGGGCGGGGCGTGGTCCCCATCCCGTCGACGACCGAGCGGGAGCACGCCGTGTCGAACCTCGCGGCCGCCCGTTGTCGGCTCGACGACAAGGCGATGGCTCGGCTGGACGGACTCGCCGACCCGGAGTTCGAACGATGA
- a CDS encoding CDP-alcohol phosphatidyltransferase family protein encodes MTAESVPAALRGRWWLTTAVAALAAVAVASAAADAFSPTAGVSWFLVAAVPLGYVLWFLRQSLGLNHPPESADTADIADATDAVDATDAVDATDVADATEGTETTDATDTASDGGSSVYPTLGLANGITIGRGWLYAGVAGFLLVVPAVDSLWRWLPALWYGGGAALDWVDGFVARRIGRRTVLGERLDMAFDTMGFLIAPVVAVAWGALPVWYLSVSAARYCYRFGCWLHERRGGTLGELPESRVRRPLAGLQMAVITGALLPVTPPRLVWPLATLAVVPSLAVFCRDFLSVTGRLGGSNTHDSPPLGEERERTS; translated from the coding sequence ATGACCGCCGAGTCAGTCCCGGCCGCGCTCCGCGGTCGCTGGTGGCTGACGACGGCCGTCGCCGCCCTCGCAGCCGTCGCCGTCGCGTCGGCCGCGGCGGATGCATTCTCGCCCACGGCCGGCGTGTCGTGGTTCCTCGTGGCCGCGGTCCCGCTGGGCTACGTCCTGTGGTTCCTGCGGCAGTCGCTGGGGCTGAACCATCCCCCGGAATCGGCCGACACAGCCGACATAGCCGATGCAACCGACGCAGTGGACGCGACCGACGCAGTGGACGCGACCGATGTGGCCGACGCGACCGAAGGGACCGAAACGACCGACGCGACCGACACTGCCTCAGACGGTGGGTCGTCGGTGTATCCGACCCTCGGACTGGCGAACGGCATCACCATCGGCCGTGGCTGGCTCTACGCTGGCGTGGCAGGCTTCCTCCTCGTCGTCCCCGCCGTCGACAGCCTCTGGCGGTGGCTACCAGCGCTTTGGTACGGCGGTGGTGCCGCGCTCGACTGGGTCGACGGCTTCGTCGCCCGTCGGATCGGCCGCCGGACAGTCCTCGGGGAGCGACTCGACATGGCGTTCGACACGATGGGCTTTCTGATCGCGCCCGTCGTGGCGGTCGCCTGGGGGGCACTGCCGGTCTGGTATCTCTCCGTGTCGGCGGCGCGGTACTGCTACCGGTTCGGCTGCTGGCTCCACGAACGCCGTGGCGGGACGCTCGGTGAGCTCCCGGAGAGCCGCGTCAGACGGCCGCTCGCCGGGCTTCAGATGGCAGTCATCACTGGCGCGCTGCTTCCGGTGACGCCACCGCGTCTCGTCTGGCCGCTCGCGACGCTGGCAGTGGTTCCCTCGCTGGCAGTGTTCTGCCGGGACTTCCTCTCGGTCACCGGCCGACTCGGCGGGTCGAACACACACGACTCGCCGCCCCTTGGTGAGGAGCGTGAACGAACTTCATGA
- a CDS encoding metal-dependent hydrolase produces the protein MVITHVAVALAFAVPVALVAPEFATAAAVGATVGGVFPDLDLLVGEHRRTLHFPVVGPLLAVPAVILAFLVPTAATVALALALVGFGVHSASDVLGAGEELRPWERTNTDAVYDHVAGRWWQARYVIPYDGSPKDLLLAVAASLPVLLVYEGPVRWGLAAALGVALVYAALRRRLVPYFERIL, from the coding sequence ATGGTCATCACCCACGTCGCCGTCGCGTTGGCGTTCGCGGTGCCGGTCGCGCTGGTCGCCCCCGAGTTCGCGACGGCCGCGGCCGTCGGCGCGACCGTCGGCGGGGTCTTTCCGGATCTCGACCTGCTCGTCGGCGAACACCGGCGGACACTGCACTTTCCGGTGGTCGGTCCCCTGCTTGCGGTTCCTGCGGTAATACTCGCGTTTCTGGTTCCGACGGCGGCGACAGTCGCGCTCGCGCTCGCTCTCGTCGGCTTCGGCGTCCACAGCGCGAGCGACGTGTTGGGTGCGGGTGAGGAACTCCGGCCGTGGGAACGGACGAACACGGACGCGGTCTACGACCACGTCGCCGGACGCTGGTGGCAGGCGCGGTACGTGATTCCGTACGACGGTTCGCCGAAGGACCTCCTGTTGGCAGTCGCCGCCAGCCTCCCGGTCCTTCTCGTGTACGAGGGGCCGGTCCGCTGGGGACTCGCCGCGGCTCTCGGTGTCGCCCTCGTGTACGCCGCCCTTCGACGTCGACTCGTGCCGTACTTCGAGCGAATCCTGTAA